In Nocardia sp. NBC_00403, one DNA window encodes the following:
- a CDS encoding MHYT domain-containing protein has protein sequence MLELDHFSNGWVTPVLAYIMSVAGSMLGLRCAVHARSSYWPAGWLIAAAIALGGAGIWVMHFTAMLGFSIRGGTIRYDVPMTLLSAAVAMVVVWIGLSIVVRWRREVLALPIGGAITGLGVAAMHYLGMHAMNTDVTVGYNLGTVVLSLVIAVVAATAALWFMLHVSGLRATIGAALIMGLAVCGMHYTGMASMHAQHAQHVGQHAMPPDGADPMQLITPLIITVTVITIMLVAVVGLAELDELSKPDPLPVPARPAAQPGSAQTVSARRKSMTLATAPADLPRSGREWPRREMPDQH, from the coding sequence GTGCTGGAACTCGATCACTTCAGTAACGGGTGGGTGACCCCCGTTCTGGCTTACATCATGTCCGTCGCCGGATCGATGCTCGGTCTTCGATGCGCGGTGCACGCCCGATCGTCGTACTGGCCCGCAGGCTGGCTCATCGCCGCGGCGATTGCCCTGGGTGGCGCCGGTATCTGGGTCATGCATTTCACCGCGATGCTCGGCTTCTCCATCCGCGGTGGAACCATCCGTTACGACGTGCCGATGACGCTGCTCAGCGCGGCCGTGGCGATGGTGGTGGTGTGGATCGGGCTGTCGATCGTCGTGCGCTGGCGACGGGAAGTCCTTGCGCTGCCGATCGGCGGCGCCATCACCGGGCTCGGCGTGGCCGCCATGCATTACCTGGGCATGCATGCGATGAATACCGATGTGACCGTGGGATACAACCTCGGAACTGTTGTGCTGTCGCTCGTGATCGCAGTGGTCGCGGCGACCGCGGCACTATGGTTCATGCTGCACGTCAGTGGCCTCCGCGCAACCATCGGCGCGGCGCTGATCATGGGCCTCGCGGTGTGCGGCATGCATTACACCGGAATGGCGTCGATGCACGCCCAGCACGCCCAGCACGTTGGGCAGCATGCCATGCCCCCCGACGGTGCCGATCCCATGCAGCTGATCACACCGCTGATCATCACCGTCACCGTGATCACCATAATGTTGGTCGCTGTGGTTGGGCTGGCCGAACTCGACGAACTCAGCAAGCCTGATCCACTCCCCGTACCTGCCCGGCCCGCTGCCCAGCCCGGATCCGCCCAGACCGTGTCCGCCCGGCGCAAATCCATGACGCTGGCAACCGCTCCCGCCGATCTGCCCCGGAGCGGCCGCGAGTGGCCGCGGCGAGAAATGCCGGATCAGCACTGA
- a CDS encoding ABC transporter permease translates to MTAPALVIQIGLFGAMFAGLSIVMELRAGVVERQRVTPASRAALLLIAVMAAGLAAASYALGLWAKAEDTLASVLNSITVPLMLLSGILLPMTLGPTWLQNIAKANPFSHTVDTARALFRGDFDASEVYLGSGLTVLVAVVLMVLGARSFARENA, encoded by the coding sequence ATGACTGCACCGGCGCTGGTCATCCAGATCGGGCTCTTCGGCGCGATGTTCGCGGGCCTTTCCATCGTGATGGAGTTGCGTGCGGGTGTGGTCGAGCGGCAGCGGGTCACCCCGGCAAGCCGGGCCGCGCTGCTGCTGATCGCGGTAATGGCCGCCGGTCTCGCCGCGGCGTCCTATGCGCTGGGGTTGTGGGCGAAGGCGGAGGACACCTTGGCGTCGGTGCTCAACAGCATCACTGTTCCGCTCATGCTGCTGTCGGGGATTCTGCTGCCCATGACCCTCGGCCCGACCTGGTTGCAGAACATCGCCAAGGCAAATCCGTTCTCGCACACCGTCGATACCGCGCGGGCGTTGTTCCGCGGCGATTTCGACGCCTCGGAGGTGTATCTCGGCAGCGGGCTCACGGTGTTGGTCGCGGTGGTGTTGATGGTGCTCGGCGCACGCAGCTTCGCGCGGGAGAACGCCTGA
- a CDS encoding DUF5988 family protein — protein MSNSAKAVLEGGPADLSDRVVPITPPGTEIKVPFRGGYEHFEATPRLQDTADGPLRVYQWAYRTSIAE, from the coding sequence ATGAGCAACTCTGCGAAAGCTGTCTTGGAGGGCGGACCGGCGGATCTGTCGGACCGGGTTGTTCCCATCACCCCGCCGGGGACCGAAATCAAGGTGCCGTTCAGAGGCGGCTACGAACATTTCGAGGCAACTCCTCGGCTCCAGGACACCGCCGACGGGCCGTTACGCGTCTACCAGTGGGCCTACCGCACCTCGATCGCCGAATGA
- a CDS encoding electron transfer flavoprotein subunit alpha/FixB family protein encodes MAEVLVLVEHADGAIKKVSTELLTAARALGEPAAVVLGSAGTGEKLADALAAAGAEKIYIAESDDVENFLVTPKVDVLAALSESASPAAVIVAATAEGKEVSGRLAARIGSGLLVDVIDVKADGSAVHSIFGGAFTVDAKATGDVPVISVRPGAIEASAQAGAGEKVTVEVPAQEEGVVRVISREPIVGGDRPELTEASIVVSGGRGVGSADNFAVVEALADSLGAAVGASRAAVDSGYYPGQFQVGQTGKTVSPQLYIALGISGAIQHRAGMQTSKTIVAVNKDEEAPIFEIADYGIVGDLFNVAPQLTEAVKAHKG; translated from the coding sequence ATGGCAGAAGTACTTGTGCTCGTCGAGCACGCCGACGGTGCGATCAAGAAGGTCAGCACCGAACTGCTCACCGCCGCCCGCGCCCTCGGCGAACCGGCCGCCGTCGTGCTCGGATCGGCCGGGACCGGCGAGAAGCTGGCCGACGCGCTGGCCGCGGCAGGCGCCGAGAAGATCTACATCGCCGAATCCGACGATGTCGAGAACTTCCTGGTGACCCCGAAGGTCGACGTGCTTGCCGCGCTGTCGGAGTCGGCCTCCCCGGCCGCCGTCATCGTCGCCGCCACCGCCGAAGGCAAGGAAGTGTCGGGTCGCCTCGCCGCCCGCATCGGCTCCGGCCTGCTGGTGGACGTCATCGATGTCAAGGCCGACGGCTCGGCCGTGCACTCCATCTTCGGTGGCGCGTTCACCGTCGACGCCAAGGCGACCGGCGACGTGCCGGTGATCTCGGTACGCCCCGGCGCCATCGAGGCCTCGGCGCAGGCCGGTGCCGGCGAAAAGGTGACCGTCGAGGTCCCCGCTCAGGAAGAGGGCGTCGTGCGCGTCATCTCCCGCGAGCCGATCGTCGGTGGCGACCGTCCGGAGCTCACCGAGGCGAGCATCGTCGTCTCCGGTGGTCGTGGTGTCGGTTCCGCCGACAACTTCGCGGTCGTCGAGGCGCTCGCCGACTCGTTGGGCGCCGCTGTGGGCGCCTCGCGTGCCGCGGTCGACTCGGGCTACTACCCGGGTCAGTTCCAGGTCGGCCAGACCGGTAAGACGGTCTCCCCGCAGCTGTACATCGCCCTCGGCATCTCCGGCGCGATCCAGCACCGCGCGGGCATGCAGACCTCGAAGACCATCGTCGCGGTCAACAAGGACGAAGAGGCCCCGATCTTCGAGATTGCGGACTACGGCATCGTCGGCGACCTGTTCAACGTCGCCCCGCAGCTGACCGAAGCGGTCAAGGCGCACAAGGGTTGA
- a CDS encoding electron transfer flavoprotein subunit beta/FixA family protein, with amino-acid sequence MPNIVVLIKQVPDTWSERKLTDGDFTLDREAADAVLDEINERAVEEALLIKEAQGGEVTVLAAGPDRATEAIRKALSMGADKAIHVNDPAIHGSDAVQTAYVLAAALGQVEGVELVIAGNEATDGRAGAVPAIIAEYIGIPQLTHLRKLVVDGDKITGERETDEGVFKLEATLPAIVSVTEKINEPRFPSFKGIMAAKKKEVQTLTLADLGVDPATVGVANAGSTVTAATPKPPRTAGEKIADEGDGGTKIAQYLVGQKII; translated from the coding sequence ATGCCGAACATCGTCGTACTCATCAAGCAGGTTCCCGACACTTGGTCCGAGCGCAAGCTGACCGATGGTGACTTCACGCTCGACCGCGAGGCTGCCGACGCTGTCCTCGACGAGATCAACGAGCGCGCCGTCGAAGAAGCGCTGCTGATCAAGGAGGCCCAGGGCGGCGAGGTCACCGTGCTGGCCGCCGGTCCGGACCGTGCCACCGAGGCCATCCGCAAGGCGCTGTCCATGGGCGCCGACAAGGCCATCCACGTCAACGACCCGGCGATCCACGGCTCCGACGCCGTGCAGACCGCCTACGTGCTCGCCGCCGCGCTCGGCCAGGTCGAGGGTGTCGAGCTGGTCATCGCGGGCAACGAGGCCACCGACGGTCGCGCGGGCGCCGTGCCCGCGATCATCGCGGAGTACATCGGCATCCCGCAGCTGACGCACCTGCGCAAGCTGGTCGTCGACGGCGACAAGATCACCGGCGAGCGCGAGACCGACGAGGGTGTCTTCAAGCTGGAGGCCACCCTCCCGGCCATCGTCAGCGTCACCGAGAAGATCAACGAGCCGCGCTTCCCCTCCTTCAAGGGCATTATGGCCGCGAAGAAGAAGGAAGTGCAGACCCTCACGCTGGCCGACCTCGGTGTCGACCCGGCAACCGTCGGCGTCGCGAACGCGGGCAGCACCGTCACCGCGGCCACCCCGAAGCCGCCGCGCACGGCGGGCGAGAAGATCGCGGACGAGGGCGACGGCGGCACCAAGATCGCCCAGTACCTCGTCGGTCAGAAGATCATCTGA
- a CDS encoding class I SAM-dependent methyltransferase, producing the protein MSEAVIPAAVGTPPGIIPESTTGDLEPLPLTGERTVPGIAEENYWFRRHEIVYARLLARCAGKTVLEAGSGEGYGANMIADVATKVIGLDYDSSAVAHVRARYPRVEMLQGNLAALPLDDAAVDVVVNFQVIEHLWDQGQFIRECLRVLRPGGELLISTPNRITFSPGRDTPLNPFHTRELNAAELTELLVEAGFEVTLMTGVHHGPSLQALDAKHGGSFIDAQIERALAGEPWPAELTADVAAVGIDDFALITDDIDASLDLVAIAVKP; encoded by the coding sequence ATGAGCGAGGCTGTGATCCCTGCCGCAGTGGGCACCCCACCGGGCATTATTCCCGAGTCGACCACCGGCGACCTCGAGCCGCTGCCGCTGACCGGCGAGCGCACCGTACCCGGCATAGCCGAGGAGAACTACTGGTTCCGCAGGCACGAGATCGTCTACGCGCGCCTGCTGGCCCGATGCGCGGGAAAGACAGTGCTCGAGGCCGGATCCGGGGAGGGCTACGGCGCGAACATGATCGCCGACGTGGCCACCAAGGTCATCGGCCTCGATTACGACAGCAGCGCGGTCGCGCATGTGCGCGCCCGCTACCCGCGCGTCGAGATGCTCCAAGGCAATCTCGCCGCGCTCCCGCTCGACGACGCCGCGGTCGACGTGGTGGTGAATTTCCAAGTCATCGAACATCTCTGGGACCAGGGCCAGTTCATTCGCGAATGCCTTCGGGTGCTGCGGCCGGGCGGCGAGCTGCTCATCAGCACCCCCAACCGGATCACCTTCTCGCCGGGTCGCGACACCCCGCTCAACCCGTTCCACACCAGAGAACTGAATGCCGCCGAGCTGACCGAACTGCTGGTCGAGGCCGGATTCGAGGTCACGCTGATGACCGGCGTGCACCACGGCCCGAGCCTGCAAGCGTTGGACGCCAAGCACGGCGGCTCGTTCATCGACGCCCAGATCGAACGCGCGCTCGCCGGAGAGCCGTGGCCCGCCGAGCTGACCGCCGACGTCGCGGCTGTCGGCATCGACGATTTCGCATTGATCACCGACGACATCGACGCAAGCCTCGACCTGGTCGCCATCGCGGTGAAGCCTTGA
- a CDS encoding glycoside hydrolase family 57 protein, giving the protein MSSSAVPGQFTLVLHSHLPWLAHHGRWPVGEEWLYQSWAASYLPVATVLRNLAAEGRSHLLSLGITPVLAAQLDDPHCLSGMHHWLGNWQLRADEAAMAGNTALGRHEHRLATAALADFEQRWRHGAAPVWRALIDADAIELLGGPLAHPFQPLLDPRLRAFQLTEGLADAQQRWGHTPAGIWAPECGYTPGMETGYADAGVTHFMVDGPALRGDTSLGRPVRESDVVAFGRDLQVSYRVWSPKSGYPGHSAYRDFHHYDHATGLKPSRVTGKTVAGPDKAPYDPELAAAAITRDVDDFVQTVRERLIAESERIGRPALVVAAFDTELFGHWWHEGPQWLEQVLRALPEAGVQVGTLADARERGFVGEPVPLADSSWGSGKDWRVWAGDQVRDLVELNDDIVRLTLDTVDKMRSADGGVELRDQVADQLLREAILTVSSDWAFMVSKDSAAGYARDRAHRHAHAVREIAAAVGAGQVAKAQQLAAGWGAADGFFPGLDARRLAYSGSGHHAAAPEIAPGPGPAADQGSASEGHA; this is encoded by the coding sequence TTGAGCAGCTCGGCCGTACCCGGCCAGTTCACTCTGGTCTTGCATTCACACCTGCCCTGGCTCGCCCATCACGGCCGCTGGCCGGTCGGCGAGGAATGGCTCTATCAGTCCTGGGCGGCGTCCTACCTTCCGGTCGCCACGGTACTGAGAAACCTTGCCGCCGAGGGACGTTCGCATCTGCTGAGCCTCGGGATCACGCCGGTGCTCGCCGCCCAGCTCGACGATCCGCACTGCCTGTCCGGCATGCACCACTGGCTGGGCAACTGGCAGCTGCGTGCCGACGAGGCCGCGATGGCCGGAAACACCGCGCTCGGCAGGCACGAACACCGGCTGGCCACCGCCGCACTGGCCGACTTCGAACAGCGCTGGCGGCACGGCGCGGCCCCGGTCTGGCGGGCCCTCATCGACGCCGACGCGATCGAGCTGCTCGGCGGTCCGCTCGCGCATCCGTTCCAGCCGCTGCTGGACCCACGGCTGCGCGCCTTCCAGCTCACCGAGGGCCTTGCCGACGCACAGCAGCGCTGGGGCCACACCCCGGCCGGCATCTGGGCGCCGGAATGCGGCTACACCCCCGGCATGGAGACCGGATACGCCGACGCCGGTGTGACACATTTCATGGTCGACGGTCCCGCGCTGCGCGGCGACACCTCGCTCGGACGACCCGTTCGCGAGTCCGATGTGGTGGCCTTCGGGCGCGATCTCCAGGTGAGCTATCGAGTGTGGTCGCCCAAATCCGGCTACCCCGGACACAGCGCCTACCGTGACTTTCATCACTATGACCACGCGACTGGTCTCAAGCCCTCCCGTGTCACCGGCAAGACGGTGGCGGGCCCGGACAAGGCACCGTATGACCCGGAGCTCGCCGCCGCCGCGATCACCCGCGATGTCGACGATTTCGTGCAGACCGTGCGTGAGCGGTTGATCGCCGAATCCGAGCGGATCGGCCGTCCCGCCCTGGTCGTGGCTGCCTTCGATACCGAACTGTTCGGCCATTGGTGGCACGAGGGTCCGCAGTGGCTCGAGCAGGTGCTGCGCGCATTGCCCGAGGCAGGCGTACAGGTCGGCACCCTTGCCGATGCCCGCGAACGCGGGTTCGTCGGCGAGCCGGTGCCGCTGGCGGATTCGTCGTGGGGCTCCGGCAAGGACTGGCGGGTCTGGGCCGGCGACCAGGTCCGTGACCTGGTGGAACTCAACGACGACATCGTGCGGCTCACCCTCGACACGGTCGACAAGATGCGCTCCGCGGACGGCGGCGTCGAACTGCGCGACCAGGTCGCCGACCAGCTGCTGCGCGAGGCCATTCTCACCGTGTCCAGCGACTGGGCCTTCATGGTCAGCAAGGACTCGGCGGCGGGTTACGCGCGGGATCGCGCGCATCGGCACGCGCATGCCGTGCGCGAGATCGCGGCCGCCGTAGGGGCGGGTCAAGTCGCCAAAGCACAGCAGTTGGCGGCAGGATGGGGTGCGGCTGACGGATTCTTCCCCGGTTTGGACGCACGGCGACTTGCCTACTCAGGGTCCGGTCATCACGCTGCCGCGCCGGAAATTGCGCCGGGACCAGGCCCCGCCGCGGACCAAGGCTCCGCCTCAGAAGGACATGCATGA
- a CDS encoding glycosyltransferase family 4 protein translates to MKILMVSWEYPPVVVGGLGRHVHHLAIELATAGHEVVVLSRRPTGTDSSTHPTHSFIADGVLVVAVAEDPPCFDFGDDMLAWTLAMGHAMVRAGVALGKPGIGDGWVPDVVHAHDWLVAHPAIALAEYHDVPLVSTLHATEAGRHSGWVSGRVNKQVHSVEWWLANESDALITCSASMQDEVERLYGPERIPLRVIRNGIDVGAWTFRPRAPRTGPPRLLYVGRLEYEKGVQDAIAALPRIRRAHPGTTLTVAGVGTQFEWLRERARVHRVARAVTFAGQLGHEELLGWLHGADAIVLPSRYEPFGIVALEAAAAGIPLVTSTAGGLGELVVDGVTGASFEPADVDGLVDAVRAVLDDPAAAQDRAYAARERLTADFAWDVVAAETIQVYQSAKRRVRNPMGRPMIVERPLPERDPNQPV, encoded by the coding sequence ATGAAGATTTTGATGGTGTCGTGGGAGTACCCGCCGGTTGTGGTCGGCGGGTTGGGCAGGCACGTGCATCACCTGGCGATCGAGCTTGCCACCGCGGGCCACGAGGTCGTCGTGCTGTCGCGCCGCCCCACCGGCACCGACTCCTCGACCCATCCCACTCACTCCTTCATCGCCGATGGTGTGCTGGTGGTCGCGGTCGCGGAGGATCCGCCGTGTTTCGACTTCGGCGACGACATGCTCGCCTGGACGCTGGCGATGGGGCACGCGATGGTGCGGGCCGGTGTCGCGCTCGGCAAGCCGGGCATCGGTGACGGCTGGGTCCCCGACGTCGTGCACGCGCACGATTGGCTGGTCGCCCATCCGGCGATCGCCCTCGCCGAGTATCACGACGTGCCGCTGGTCTCGACGCTGCACGCGACCGAGGCGGGCAGGCACAGCGGCTGGGTATCGGGCCGGGTCAACAAGCAGGTCCACTCGGTCGAGTGGTGGCTCGCCAACGAGTCCGACGCGCTCATCACGTGTTCGGCCTCGATGCAGGACGAGGTGGAACGGCTCTACGGGCCCGAGCGGATTCCGCTGCGGGTGATCCGCAACGGCATCGACGTCGGCGCATGGACCTTCCGTCCGCGCGCACCGCGCACCGGCCCGCCGCGGCTGTTGTATGTGGGGCGACTGGAGTACGAAAAAGGCGTGCAAGACGCGATCGCGGCGCTGCCGAGGATCCGGCGCGCGCACCCCGGCACCACGCTGACCGTCGCCGGTGTCGGCACCCAGTTCGAGTGGTTGCGCGAGCGGGCCCGAGTGCATCGGGTGGCGCGCGCGGTGACCTTCGCCGGACAGCTCGGCCACGAGGAGTTACTGGGCTGGCTGCACGGCGCCGACGCGATCGTGCTGCCGAGCCGCTACGAACCCTTCGGCATCGTCGCTCTGGAGGCGGCCGCGGCGGGTATCCCACTGGTCACCTCCACCGCTGGCGGTCTCGGCGAACTCGTCGTCGACGGTGTCACCGGCGCGTCCTTCGAACCCGCCGATGTGGACGGCCTCGTCGACGCGGTCCGTGCCGTGCTCGACGACCCCGCAGCGGCCCAGGATCGCGCCTATGCCGCCCGCGAACGTCTCACCGCCGACTTCGCCTGGGACGTCGTCGCCGCCGAGACGATCCAGGTCTACCAGTCCGCGAAACGTCGCGTCCGCAACCCGATGGGCCGTCCGATGATCGTGGAACGCCCACTCCCCGAACGCGATCCGAACCAGCCCGTCTGA
- a CDS encoding DUF1697 domain-containing protein, with translation MNRYAALLRGIMPTNPNMKNEKLRAVFEGLGFEKVATLLSSGNVVFRSTDTDIPDLEARVQDALNSELGIPGGTIIRSYEELRDLLETDPFPGLTHGRETYLTATFLKQPPPNITDELRKQSEPGVRIVGYDEKARVVLSVIDNTEPRTPNFMAWMEKTYSKEITTRTWLTIQKVVKKLEV, from the coding sequence ATGAACAGGTACGCGGCGCTGTTGCGCGGGATCATGCCGACCAATCCGAACATGAAGAACGAGAAGCTGCGCGCGGTGTTCGAGGGTCTCGGGTTCGAGAAGGTCGCGACGTTGCTGTCGAGCGGCAATGTGGTGTTCCGCAGCACCGACACCGACATACCGGATTTGGAAGCGCGCGTTCAGGACGCGTTGAACAGCGAGCTCGGTATTCCGGGCGGCACGATCATTCGCAGCTATGAAGAACTGCGGGATCTGCTCGAAACCGATCCGTTCCCCGGCCTGACGCACGGCCGCGAAACCTATCTGACCGCGACCTTCCTCAAGCAGCCACCGCCGAATATCACCGATGAGCTGCGCAAGCAGAGCGAGCCCGGCGTCCGCATCGTCGGCTACGACGAGAAGGCGCGCGTCGTCCTCTCGGTCATCGACAACACCGAGCCACGCACCCCGAACTTCATGGCCTGGATGGAGAAGACCTACAGCAAGGAGATCACCACGCGCACGTGGCTCACCATCCAGAAGGTCGTGAAGAAGCTGGAAGTCTAG
- a CDS encoding acyltransferase: MTSMWGAPLRSRWRGSRRRDPLQARFLTVASLRWVLANRAYTPWYLVRYYRLFKFKAANPHIVLRGMVFLGRGVEIHATPELGRMEIGRWVHIGDGNAIRCHEGSLRIGDKVVFGKDNVVNTYLDIEIGESTLVADWCYICDFDHRMDDINMPIKDQGIVKSPVRIGPDTWIAAKVTVLRETRVGRGCVLGAHAVVKGEIPDYSIAVGAPAKVVKNRKETWEAGAEERAKYVAALEDIARKKNGVTQSA; encoded by the coding sequence GTGACGAGCATGTGGGGCGCACCGTTGCGCTCGCGGTGGCGCGGATCGCGCCGTCGGGATCCGCTGCAGGCGCGTTTTCTGACCGTAGCTTCGCTGCGCTGGGTGCTCGCCAACCGGGCGTACACGCCTTGGTATCTGGTGCGCTACTACCGGCTGTTCAAGTTCAAGGCGGCCAATCCGCACATCGTGCTGCGCGGCATGGTCTTCCTGGGTCGCGGGGTGGAGATCCATGCGACACCCGAACTCGGCCGGATGGAGATCGGTCGCTGGGTGCATATCGGCGACGGCAATGCCATCCGCTGCCACGAGGGATCGCTGCGCATCGGCGACAAGGTGGTCTTCGGCAAGGACAACGTCGTCAATACCTACCTCGACATCGAGATCGGTGAGTCGACGCTGGTCGCGGACTGGTGCTACATCTGCGACTTCGACCACCGCATGGACGACATCAACATGCCGATCAAGGATCAGGGCATCGTGAAGAGCCCGGTGCGCATCGGTCCGGACACCTGGATCGCCGCGAAGGTGACGGTGCTGCGTGAGACGCGCGTCGGCCGCGGTTGTGTGCTCGGTGCGCACGCGGTGGTCAAGGGTGAGATCCCCGACTACAGCATTGCTGTCGGGGCCCCGGCCAAGGTGGTGAAGAACCGCAAGGAGACGTGGGAGGCGGGCGCTGAGGAGCGCGCGAAATATGTTGCCGCGTTGGAAGATATCGCGCGCAAGAAGAACGGCGTCACGCAGTCGGCGTAG
- a CDS encoding outer membrane protein assembly factor BamB family protein, with protein sequence MRSGSVLDTSRWRPSRLHAVASLAIVGALALAGCGTDIDDITVGPGKGWPSAHYDGRNGGTSPVTGARKVSLSWSRPIGGPVEEAVTIGAEGQMFLTTRASSGCAIFSFQMRSGRKRFCNALGPNAISAPSVVDGATNVYVGDDGVNAPAGVNSFNYLGQPRWRTPVAGVPVSVQFTGDGNLLSISQSGQVDVLSRQTGARVVPTVQLLGEPDFLEYPDLVRPAAGQGLDDCRTGGPQCPVANISAVDPETGRFFLTLWKPGKPAALVGLRYANNKIQQEWSADLLIDGSATSPTVSADGRTVYVGDNSKHLIAVDTADGRTKWSHTLGWVPRGGISVSGDGLIIPSGDDGYLLAMRDKGDSTEIVWERKDLALRGTPVQTAGGTGYTAASIGDGLNLITFDTKTGATVDSDVLPDATGSTTGTSIGADGEIVLATRIGELFVFKPDR encoded by the coding sequence GTGCGAAGCGGCAGCGTACTGGATACATCCAGGTGGCGACCGTCCCGGCTGCACGCGGTGGCATCGCTGGCCATCGTCGGTGCGCTGGCACTGGCAGGCTGCGGTACCGACATCGACGACATCACCGTCGGGCCGGGCAAAGGCTGGCCCTCCGCGCACTACGACGGTCGCAACGGCGGCACCAGTCCGGTTACCGGCGCACGCAAGGTGTCGCTGAGCTGGTCACGTCCTATCGGCGGCCCGGTGGAGGAGGCCGTCACGATCGGTGCCGAAGGACAGATGTTCCTGACCACCCGCGCCTCGTCCGGCTGCGCCATCTTCTCCTTCCAGATGCGCAGTGGTCGTAAACGTTTCTGCAACGCGCTGGGCCCGAACGCGATCTCCGCGCCGTCGGTAGTCGACGGTGCCACCAATGTCTATGTCGGCGACGACGGCGTGAATGCACCCGCCGGGGTGAATTCGTTCAACTACCTCGGGCAGCCACGCTGGCGCACACCCGTTGCCGGAGTTCCGGTTTCGGTGCAGTTCACCGGCGACGGCAACCTGCTGTCGATCAGCCAGTCCGGCCAGGTCGACGTACTGTCACGGCAGACGGGTGCGCGCGTAGTCCCCACCGTGCAGCTATTGGGTGAGCCCGACTTTCTCGAGTATCCGGACCTGGTCCGCCCCGCCGCGGGGCAGGGCCTCGACGACTGCCGAACCGGGGGACCGCAATGCCCGGTCGCGAACATCTCCGCCGTAGACCCGGAGACCGGCCGCTTCTTCCTGACGCTCTGGAAGCCCGGCAAGCCCGCCGCATTGGTCGGGCTACGCTACGCGAACAACAAGATCCAGCAGGAGTGGAGCGCCGACCTGCTGATCGATGGCAGCGCAACCAGTCCAACCGTGTCTGCCGACGGCCGCACCGTCTATGTGGGCGACAACAGCAAACACCTCATCGCTGTCGACACCGCCGATGGCCGCACCAAGTGGTCACACACCCTGGGATGGGTGCCTCGCGGCGGCATCTCGGTCTCCGGTGACGGCCTCATCATCCCGTCCGGTGACGACGGATATCTGCTCGCCATGCGCGACAAGGGTGACTCCACCGAGATCGTATGGGAGCGTAAGGATCTCGCCCTCCGTGGCACGCCCGTGCAGACCGCTGGCGGCACCGGCTACACGGCTGCCTCCATCGGCGACGGCCTGAACCTGATCACCTTCGACACCAAAACCGGCGCCACCGTCGATTCCGATGTCCTGCCCGACGCCACGGGCAGCACCACCGGCACCTCCATCGGTGCCGATGGCGAAATCGTCCTGGCCACTCGAATCGGCGAGCTCTTCGTTTTCAAACCCGACCGGTAG